The Chryseobacterium oranimense genome contains the following window.
TACTTATCTCCCAAGCTGATCCGTAACCGATTCAGAGCATTCATCAGGGAAATACTGGAAGTAAGTTCCACAATCTCTTTTTCTGAAAATTCCTGCTTTAATTCTTTAAGAAGGGAGTCTATATCATCAGTCAGGCCAGTTACCGCATCTGCCCATTTTAATACTAAAACCTGTCTATTATCGAATGAAACAGAATGTTTATACCCCGGCATTTTATCGATTAAGGATAATTCCATTCCCAATTCA
Protein-coding sequences here:
- a CDS encoding carboxymuconolactone decarboxylase family protein; amino-acid sequence: MDYKEISRKTVGHLYQAHSSIRNSGIDNKLIALVELRISQLNGCSYCCSFHANELRELGMELSLIDKMPGYKHSVSFDNRQVLVLKWADAVTGLTDDIDSLLKELKQEFSEKEIVELTSSISLMNALNRLRISLGDKY